The following proteins are co-located in the Komagataeibacter sp. FNDCF1 genome:
- a CDS encoding efflux RND transporter permease subunit, which translates to MNAIVVTALRRPYTFVVLSILIVVFGIMSVLRTPTDVFPNIKIPVVSVVWTYGGMLPEEFAGRIIYNYELMVTSTVEGIEHMESSSYYGRGIVNIYFQPGTDIGKAEAEVTAISQTVIKQLPENIPSPMVMSLDASSVPVLTLQVTSDRQTPSDLFKLAMIRVRPLLVTVPGAVVPQAYGGMDSFVMVALNQQQLQAHHLSAMDVQNALRGQNIVLPAGDQKISATDWMVQTNATPRSMKELGDIPVKRVGNAVIYVHDVAEVYRGGHPQTNLVLVKGQQGVEIVVMKSGDASTLDVVAGAKALLPRIQKLLPPDVKVSILGDASIFVKDSIFDVVREMLTAAALTGMVVLLFLGSWRPTVIIATSIPLAILCAIIGLNWAGQTINVMTLGGLALAVGILVDDATVMIENIDAHLEMGKSLEPAIIDAANQIVIPTFVATTCICIVWLPLFGLSGVAGWLFMPMAEAIIFAMIASFILSRTLVPTMAKYLLAGHSVAGHGDSHHCEPQVHNLQYPKRLPERFQQAFERGFNNFRESYAGVLKRAIAGRRRFVGVFLGVSVCSLGLYLIAGRDFFPETKSGTIQMHMRAPLGTRIEVAGREASLVEDRINALFPGRVDSMIENCGLPEGAHNQAFIPTPTIGTQDCDITIALKDEETPVWDDRVILRHDLSARFPGTVFTFQPADLTAKILNFGSPAPIDIQISGPDLRDNYDYARLLVNRLRGVPGAADVVIQQTMKTPTLFVQGNRTFGQATGMTEADLANNELMTLSGSQTVDPQYWLDPATGITFPLNVYVSQDQLTHFNNLMTIPVDKGDGDPQGRHMQLLGGISNVSATGTPGQVSHFNSMPEVDIYVSAEGADLGQVTTGVQRVLDQTRGQVPATAAVVVRGQTETMRHAYVELVFGLVVSVLLIYLLIVVNFQSWLDPFIIITALPGALAGIAWALFLTHTRLSVPALTGAIMCMGTATANSILVVSFARERIEEHGDALRAALEAGYGRIRPVLMTALAMVIGMVPMAMSNSQNAPLGRAVIGGLLVATVSTLLFVPCVYAILHNRPSRVREEMK; encoded by the coding sequence ATGAATGCCATCGTAGTCACCGCACTACGTCGGCCCTATACCTTTGTGGTGCTGTCGATCCTGATTGTGGTCTTTGGCATCATGTCGGTATTGCGTACGCCGACGGATGTGTTCCCGAATATAAAAATACCGGTCGTGTCCGTCGTCTGGACCTATGGCGGCATGCTGCCGGAGGAATTCGCGGGCCGTATCATCTACAATTACGAACTGATGGTGACCTCGACCGTCGAGGGCATCGAACATATGGAAAGCAGTTCGTATTACGGGCGCGGCATCGTCAACATATACTTCCAGCCCGGCACCGATATCGGCAAGGCGGAAGCGGAAGTCACCGCCATATCGCAGACGGTCATAAAACAGCTTCCCGAAAACATTCCATCACCCATGGTGATGAGCCTCGACGCCTCATCCGTGCCGGTGCTGACGCTTCAGGTCACGTCCGACAGGCAGACGCCATCCGACCTGTTCAAGCTGGCCATGATCCGTGTGCGCCCGCTGCTGGTGACCGTGCCGGGTGCCGTGGTGCCACAGGCCTATGGCGGCATGGACAGCTTTGTCATGGTGGCGCTGAACCAGCAGCAGCTACAGGCGCACCACCTGTCGGCCATGGACGTGCAGAATGCCCTGCGCGGGCAGAATATCGTGCTGCCGGCTGGCGACCAGAAAATCTCGGCCACCGACTGGATGGTGCAGACCAACGCCACCCCGCGATCCATGAAGGAACTGGGTGATATCCCGGTCAAGCGCGTGGGTAACGCCGTGATCTATGTCCATGACGTGGCCGAAGTGTATCGCGGCGGGCACCCGCAGACCAACCTCGTGCTGGTAAAAGGCCAGCAGGGGGTGGAAATCGTCGTGATGAAAAGCGGCGATGCCTCGACGCTGGATGTCGTGGCGGGGGCCAAGGCGCTGCTGCCACGCATCCAGAAACTGCTGCCGCCGGATGTCAAGGTCAGCATCCTGGGTGATGCCTCGATCTTTGTTAAGGATTCGATTTTCGACGTCGTGCGCGAAATGCTGACGGCGGCCGCCCTGACCGGCATGGTGGTGCTGCTGTTCCTGGGGTCGTGGCGGCCCACGGTCATCATCGCCACCTCCATCCCGCTGGCCATCCTGTGTGCGATCATCGGACTGAACTGGGCGGGGCAGACGATCAATGTCATGACGCTGGGCGGGCTTGCGCTGGCGGTGGGCATCCTGGTGGATGACGCCACGGTGATGATCGAGAACATCGACGCGCATCTGGAAATGGGCAAATCGCTGGAACCCGCGATCATCGATGCCGCCAACCAGATCGTCATCCCCACCTTTGTCGCCACCACCTGCATCTGCATTGTCTGGCTGCCGCTGTTTGGCCTGAGCGGGGTCGCGGGCTGGCTGTTCATGCCCATGGCGGAAGCCATCATCTTCGCCATGATCGCCTCCTTCATCCTGTCGCGCACGCTGGTACCGACCATGGCCAAATACCTGCTGGCCGGTCATAGCGTGGCGGGACACGGGGATTCCCACCATTGCGAACCGCAGGTCCACAACCTGCAATATCCCAAGCGCCTGCCCGAACGCTTCCAGCAGGCGTTTGAGCGCGGGTTCAACAATTTCCGCGAAAGCTATGCGGGCGTGCTCAAGCGCGCGATTGCGGGACGCAGGCGGTTCGTGGGGGTGTTCCTTGGCGTCTCGGTCTGTTCGCTGGGGCTGTACCTGATCGCGGGGCGGGATTTCTTCCCCGAAACCAAATCCGGCACCATCCAGATGCACATGCGCGCACCACTGGGCACCCGGATCGAGGTGGCGGGCCGCGAGGCATCTCTGGTGGAAGACCGGATCAACGCCCTGTTCCCCGGCAGGGTGGACAGCATGATCGAAAACTGCGGCCTGCCCGAAGGTGCCCATAACCAGGCCTTCATTCCCACCCCCACCATCGGCACGCAGGACTGCGACATCACCATTGCGCTAAAGGACGAGGAAACGCCCGTCTGGGATGACCGCGTGATCCTGCGCCATGACCTGTCGGCGCGGTTTCCCGGCACGGTGTTTACCTTTCAGCCTGCCGACCTGACCGCGAAGATCCTGAACTTCGGATCACCCGCGCCCATCGACATCCAGATTTCGGGGCCGGACCTGCGCGACAATTATGATTACGCCCGCCTGCTGGTCAACCGCCTGCGCGGCGTGCCGGGGGCAGCGGATGTCGTGATCCAGCAGACCATGAAAACCCCGACCCTGTTCGTGCAGGGCAACCGCACCTTTGGCCAGGCCACAGGCATGACGGAAGCCGATCTGGCCAACAACGAACTCATGACCCTTTCGGGCAGCCAGACGGTGGACCCGCAATACTGGCTGGACCCGGCCACGGGCATCACCTTTCCGCTGAACGTGTATGTGTCACAGGACCAGCTGACGCATTTCAACAACCTCATGACCATTCCGGTGGACAAGGGCGACGGCGACCCGCAGGGGCGGCACATGCAGTTGCTGGGCGGTATCAGCAATGTCAGCGCCACGGGCACGCCGGGGCAGGTCTCGCACTTCAATTCCATGCCCGAGGTGGACATCTATGTCTCGGCCGAGGGCGCGGATCTGGGGCAGGTGACAACCGGCGTGCAGCGCGTGCTGGACCAGACGCGGGGGCAGGTGCCCGCCACCGCCGCCGTGGTGGTGCGCGGCCAGACCGAAACCATGCGCCATGCCTATGTCGAACTGGTGTTCGGGCTGGTGGTGTCGGTGCTGCTGATCTACCTGCTGATCGTGGTCAATTTCCAGTCGTGGCTGGACCCGTTCATCATCATCACGGCGCTGCCCGGCGCGCTGGCGGGGATCGCGTGGGCGCTGTTCCTGACGCATACGCGGCTGTCGGTGCCGGCGCTGACCGGGGCGATCATGTGCATGGGCACGGCCACGGCCAATTCCATCCTTGTCGTCTCCTTCGCCCGTGAACGGATCGAGGAACATGGCGACGCGCTGCGGGCAGCACTTGAGGCAGGCTACGGCCGCATCCGCCCGGTACTGATGACGGCACTCGCCATGGTGATCGGCATGGTGCCCATGGCCATGAGCAATTCCCAGAACGCGCCGCTTGGCCGCGCCGTCATTGGCGGGCTGCTGGTGGCCACTGTCTCCACGCTTTTGTTCGTGCCGTGTGTTTACGCAATCCTGCACAACCGTCCGTCCCGTGTCCGGGAGGAAATGAAGTGA
- a CDS encoding efflux RND transporter periplasmic adaptor subunit translates to MPTQNNRKIIMLAGAAVVVGWCGYLLVGRVQHAAALRREAAIASVPDVMVISPRHEARHVSLDLPGTVEAWYQAPIYPQASGYVRMWYKDYGARVAAGDVLAEINTPGLDAQFAQAQADLQSSQAKYDLAVVTAQRWRLMGRSQAVSGQSVSVQDANEKSAAADLEAARHNLDRYAALERFKVIVAPFDGVVTERDINVGDYVHEGGGNLNATGAASELFSVADTHQMRLFVSIPENMSYILQPGLQASVQVPQFPDRRFEAKFLTVSGGYDPDTRTSVSEFVIDNTDHALWPGTFAAVTLTAPEQAAHQTIPTGALVFQEHGMQVAVVDGQNHAHFHTITVGRMGDGATQVLSGVSPDDRIIDNPPADLLEGEKVRVVQPAAGYSNDTDEKDDE, encoded by the coding sequence ATGCCCACCCAGAACAACAGAAAAATCATCATGCTCGCCGGTGCCGCCGTTGTCGTGGGGTGGTGCGGGTACCTGCTGGTCGGGCGCGTGCAGCATGCCGCGGCCCTGCGGCGGGAGGCTGCCATTGCCTCCGTGCCCGATGTCATGGTCATCTCGCCACGCCACGAGGCGCGTCATGTCAGCCTCGACCTGCCCGGTACGGTGGAAGCCTGGTACCAGGCCCCCATCTATCCGCAGGCATCGGGTTACGTGCGCATGTGGTACAAGGATTACGGCGCACGGGTGGCAGCAGGTGACGTGCTGGCGGAAATCAACACCCCCGGCCTTGATGCCCAGTTCGCGCAGGCACAGGCGGACCTGCAGTCATCGCAGGCGAAATACGACCTTGCGGTGGTAACCGCCCAGCGCTGGCGGCTTATGGGCAGGTCACAGGCGGTATCGGGCCAGTCGGTATCGGTGCAGGATGCGAACGAAAAATCCGCCGCCGCCGATCTGGAGGCCGCGCGGCATAACCTTGACCGCTACGCTGCCCTTGAACGCTTCAAGGTCATTGTCGCCCCGTTTGACGGCGTGGTGACGGAACGCGACATCAACGTGGGCGACTACGTGCATGAAGGCGGTGGCAACCTGAATGCCACGGGTGCGGCCAGTGAACTGTTCAGCGTGGCCGACACGCACCAGATGCGGCTGTTTGTCTCGATCCCTGAGAACATGTCCTACATCCTCCAGCCCGGCCTGCAGGCCAGCGTGCAGGTGCCGCAGTTCCCCGACCGGCGGTTCGAGGCGAAGTTCCTGACCGTATCGGGCGGCTACGACCCCGATACCCGCACCAGCGTAAGCGAGTTTGTAATCGACAACACCGACCATGCCCTGTGGCCCGGAACCTTTGCCGCCGTCACCCTGACCGCGCCCGAACAGGCCGCCCACCAGACCATTCCCACCGGCGCGCTGGTGTTTCAGGAACACGGCATGCAGGTAGCCGTGGTGGACGGGCAGAACCATGCGCATTTCCACACCATAACCGTGGGCCGCATGGGGGATGGCGCGACGCAGGTGCTGTCCGGCGTGTCACCTGATGACCGGATCATCGACAATCCGCCCGCCGACCTGCTGGAGGGCGAAAAGGTACGTGTGGTCCAGCCCGCAGCCGGATACAGCAATGACACCGATGAAAAGGACGATGAATGA
- a CDS encoding efflux transporter outer membrane subunit yields MMTRRMHRPLCRGGICILALVSLAGCDLAPVYHTPHYVIPATWEGQAPFAVARPMDDRIPAGWWAGFADPRLDDLEALAAAHNGDLQAASERFLQARAIVSEARADLLPHFGLAFGGSNNKSSAERLFRYKGPITDSDEFYGGMASWEPDFWSSIRNRVRLQKDYAQEAAAQYASARLSLQAELASDYFTLRGLDAQAAIYTQSIRYYEESLRVTQTRLLDQADSRLDVARAQNQLYTTQARLLDIQAQREVMEHALAVLVNVAPSSFHIAADAHLNATRFTLAAPMPSDLLQRRPDIAVAERQMAQANRAIGIARAAFYPHVSFQMNGGFDDNGFNLANLANSMWSYGATVTMPVFEGGLRRAQLQQSWSAYRETRDHYRVTILNAFRDVEDGLSRTRRLDGENDRLRAAVGAASQTQDITMNLYKGGLATYLDVLIAQVSTLDARIQQAEVQTRYLQARIGLIRACGGGWDASQLPAPNSLFSVDPLQYSGLHNARPAGDVPAPHSHGPDGDDDLTGPVLTPGLRQ; encoded by the coding sequence ATGATGACCCGCCGCATGCACCGTCCGCTGTGCAGGGGTGGTATCTGCATCCTTGCGCTGGTTTCTCTGGCAGGGTGCGATCTGGCTCCCGTCTACCATACGCCGCATTACGTCATTCCCGCCACATGGGAAGGACAGGCCCCCTTTGCCGTGGCCCGGCCGATGGATGACCGTATTCCCGCCGGCTGGTGGGCCGGTTTTGCCGACCCGCGGCTTGATGATCTTGAAGCACTGGCCGCAGCCCATAATGGGGACCTGCAGGCGGCCAGCGAGCGCTTCCTGCAGGCGCGCGCGATCGTAAGCGAGGCGCGTGCCGACCTGCTGCCCCATTTCGGGCTGGCCTTTGGGGGCAGCAATAACAAAAGCTCCGCCGAGCGGCTGTTCCGCTACAAGGGGCCGATTACGGATTCCGATGAATTCTATGGCGGCATGGCCTCATGGGAGCCGGATTTCTGGTCCTCCATCCGCAACCGTGTGCGGCTGCAGAAGGATTACGCGCAGGAAGCGGCGGCACAGTATGCGTCCGCACGGCTCAGCCTGCAGGCGGAACTTGCCAGCGATTACTTCACCCTGCGCGGGCTGGATGCGCAGGCGGCGATCTATACCCAGTCGATCCGGTATTATGAAGAATCCCTGCGCGTGACCCAGACGCGGCTGCTGGACCAGGCGGATTCACGGCTGGATGTGGCGCGCGCGCAAAACCAGCTTTACACTACCCAGGCCCGCCTGCTGGACATTCAGGCCCAGCGCGAGGTGATGGAACATGCGCTGGCCGTGCTGGTCAACGTTGCCCCGTCATCCTTCCATATCGCAGCGGATGCGCATCTCAACGCCACCCGCTTCACGCTGGCCGCCCCCATGCCGTCGGATCTTTTGCAGCGCAGGCCCGACATTGCCGTGGCCGAACGCCAGATGGCGCAGGCCAACCGCGCCATCGGCATCGCACGCGCAGCATTCTATCCGCATGTCTCCTTCCAGATGAATGGCGGGTTTGATGACAATGGTTTCAACCTTGCCAACCTTGCCAATTCCATGTGGTCCTATGGTGCAACCGTGACCATGCCGGTGTTCGAAGGGGGCCTGCGCCGCGCGCAACTGCAGCAGAGCTGGTCCGCCTACCGTGAAACCCGTGACCACTACCGTGTCACCATCCTCAACGCCTTCCGCGATGTGGAAGATGGCCTGTCACGCACAAGACGGCTCGATGGCGAGAACGACCGCCTGCGCGCCGCCGTGGGAGCTGCCAGCCAGACACAGGATATTACCATGAATCTGTACAAAGGCGGTCTTGCCACCTATCTGGACGTGCTGATCGCCCAGGTCAGCACACTTGATGCCCGCATTCAGCAGGCCGAGGTCCAGACACGTTACCTGCAGGCCCGCATCGGGCTGATCCGCGCATGTGGCGGCGGATGGGATGCAAGCCAGCTGCCCGCGCCCAACAGCCTGTTCTCGGTTGACCCGCTGCAGTATTCCGGCCTGCATAACGCGCGGCCAGCGGGCGATGTGCCCGCTCCACACAGCCATGGGCCGGACGGAGATGATGACCTGACCGGGCCTGTCCTTACGCCCGGCCTGCGCCAGTAA